The genome window CCAATCACCGGAGGTGCAGTAATGAGGGGATTTGCTTCAGATAGATGGCCAGGATTGCGGCTCTTCCCTGTCCCGGCGCCCAGAATGTCACTGTTCGTGACCCTGTTGTTCGTGTTGCTTGCAACGGCCTCCTGCAATCTGTTCAAAGGAAAAGAACCAGAGCTGCCGGTACCGTTGATCGAGTATATACCGGATGACTGGCAACTGCTTGACGCTGAACGACGGGGAAAGCTGGAGTTCCAGGGGGTGAACATCGACGGGGATGAAGAAACGGAGTGGCTGCTTTTCTTCTACTACGACAACATCGGTGAGGATCCCGAGACCCGGGGGCCGGTCGGTGGAATCATCTACGATGCCCAGCAAGACACCGAGCCCTATGGCCTGCCCGTTTTCGAGGAGCAGGTGATCCCGTTTCCCTACCAACCGTCGGCGTTTCTGGTCCCTTACCGGCTGCTGCCCGATTGGCGTCCCGACAAGGGGCAGGGCTACCTGGCGGAGACCAATGTCAAGTGGGAGGAGGCCAGGGTTGACAAGAGTAACAAAGGGAACGATGAATTGATCGTGATTGGCTATTCACCGGACGATGTGCCAACCAGGCTCTCCCTCTTTCGCTGGAATGGTGCGCCCAATGGTTACGGCGTAGCTCATTTCCCCGGAAGTTACAGGGTTTCGACGCCTGGGCGCAAACCCGGACAACCGGTGGAGGCCGTCTTGACGAAGGACAATCTCAACGAACGAAGCCATCTGTGTAAACAGACGGAACACGTTCGGCAAGGAAATGCGCTAAACTTTTCGGCCTCAGATCCAACCATCGTCTTTTGCCAGAGTCCCACTGGCAAGACCGCCCCAGAGCAGCCCACCTATCCCGAGGCGGTCGTTCTGGCCTGGTTGATCACCCGCAATTCTGAGTTGGTTCTTCCAGACAGCCAACCACAGGTGACCCAGCTCGTTCCTCAAAGTCCAAAGCGAGTGGTAAACATCTCCTACTGGGGCGAGGCGGAGACAGCCGACACTCAGAACGAAGCCCTTTCACGTGTCATAGTGAGAACCGTTATCGAGACGGACTTCGGGCTGCTGACCTATGAATGGAAAGTTGACGAGCAGCGGCCCAAAATAGTGGGCGAGTCATCCCGCTGGCGAATCGCCGCCGTGGAACTCGTTCAGTAACAAACCGGTGATAGTTGCCTGACGGAGGCTCATGGACTTCCTGACATCGTCAACTTACCAGACTTCTCCCCAACAACTGGCCGACTTTCTGGCGGCAGGCAGTGGCCCAACCATCGCCTTGTTGCCGAAGTCGACCAACGCGCGCAAGATGGCAGAGATACTGGTGGCCATGGCCAACAGTTCGGGCGGCATGCTGGTGTTGGGCGTTACTCCTTCCGGACGGCTCGTTGGACTGGATTCCCCACCGGTCTCCCAGGAAAAGGCAATGGAGGCCATTTTGATGGCGGATCCGCCCCTGGTACTGCCCGTGCCCGAGGTGGTCCAACTGGACGGGGTTGCCCTTTTAGTCGTGCACGTACCGCCGGGCCTGTCTCATGTGTACAATTTGAAGGGCCGCTATCTGACCCGCGAGGGAAAGGCAAACAGGCAACTTACCACAACGGAGCTGCGGGGACTCCTGCAGAACCGGGGCAACGTGAGCTTCGAGTCCCTTCCTGTCCGCGAGGCGACACTGGAGGATCTGAATGAGAGCCAGGCGGGCCGCTACCTGGAGCGACTGGCAGGTCTGACAGCATCTTCGATGTCCGATGCGCTTCTGAGCCGCGGCTGTCTCCGGCGGACCGATGAAGGCACTCTTGTGCCTACCTACGCGGGCATCCTGCTGTTCGGGCGTAATCCACAGCAGTATTTGCCCTCGGCCGAGATCATTGCCGTTCGCTACGCTGGAACATCCATGGGCGATGAGTTTGTCCGTGAGGACATCAAGGGTACCTTGCCGGAGCAGATACGGCGCGCCGAAGCCTTTATTGGAACCAACATCCGCAAGGGGATGCGAATCAGTGGTTTTACCCGGGAAGAGCTTCCTGAATATCCCGTCTCAGTGGCCCGCGAGGCGGTGGTCAACGCAGTAGCCCATCGCAACTATGGTTTGCGGGGCGACGGCATCCGGCTGTTGATGTTCGGCGATCGTTTGGAAGTATATAGCCCAGGCCGGCTGGCCGGTCACGTTACCCTGGCAAACCTGGTCGAGGAGCGCTTCAGCCGCAACGAAGTCATCGTGCAGGTGCTCAGCGATTTGGGTTTTATTGAACGGCTGGGCTACGGTATCGACCGCATGATCGCAGCCATGCGGGAAGCCCACTTACCTGCACCAAGATTCGAGGAAACTGTGGCAGGTTTTCGAGTAACACTGTTAGGGCAGGGCGACGACCTGGTCAGCAGCGAACCGGACAGCCAGCGCTGGGGAAATGAATTGTTGAATCCAAGACAGGAGCAAGCGCTGGCCTATCTTTCCAAGAACGGTCGCATTACCAATCGCGATTATCAGCAGCTCTGCCCGGATGTCAGCCCCGAGACTATTCGGCGAGACCTTGCGGATTTGGTGGAGCGAGGTGTTCTGCTGAAGATCGGCGAGAAGCGAGCCACCTATTACATTCTGAGATAGCTTGAAGCATTCCGGGAGTGAACTATGCCTTTTCCCCCAGTATCCCACATTATCCCACATTTATCCCACATTATCACTCATTTTGTTGCTAAAGTATCATGAAAACAACAATCATCGGATGCGGCGGCATGGCCCGTCACCACCTGCGCAACATTCTGGAGTACTTTCCCGGGACAAGGATTCCGGTGGTTTGCGAACCATCGGCAAGGGAGTATCTGGCGACCATTCAACTCTTCGAAGATGCGGGCCGGGATGTGCCGGTCAACGAACCTGACCTGGATCGGCTATTGGCTCAATACGGCGATGATTTGCACGCCGCGTTTATCGTCACGCCCCACGCCCTGCACCACGATCAGGCCCGGGCATCTCTGGAAGCAGGACTTGATGTGCTGCTGGAAAAGCCAATGGTAATGACGGCTGCAGAGGCCGAGAGTCTGATAGCGACCCGGGATCGTATGGGAAAACAAATGGTTGTCGCCTTCCAGGGCAGCCTGTCGCCTCAGATTCGTCGCGCCTCGGAGATGCTGCGAGCGGGTGAGCTGGGCGAGATTCTGACCATCAGTGGGGTGATCTGGCAGAACTGGGGCCAGCTGGCAGCCAACACCTGGCGGCAGGAACCGAAGCTCTCCGGCGGCGGCTTCATGTTCGACTCCGGTGCTCACCTGCTGAACACCGTTGCTGATCTGGCCGGCGAGGACTTTGTCGAGGTGGCTGCCTGGTTGGATAACCGCGGCCGGCAGGTGGATGTTCTCGGCGTGGTCATGGGGCGTCTGCAGTCGGGGGCCTTGGTCAGCCTCAATGCCTGCGGCGATACCGTACCCAGTTGTGCCTCCGATATCCGCGTGCAATGCACCGAGGGGATGTTACGAACGGGGGCCTGGGGCCGCTTTCTCGAGGCCTTTTTCGATGGCGAGGAAGAATGGCAGCCAGTCGATGTTCCTGAGTCGTTCGGGGTATGGGAACAATTCCTGGCAGTGCGGGAGGGAAAGATCGAGAATCCATCTCCTCCCGAGGTCGGGTTGCGCATGGCGCGGCTGTGGGATGCCATTCGGGCTTCTGCTGCCCAGGATGGCAAGCTGGTGAGGGTACAATGAACGCGATTACGATTCGCTGTGGTGGGCTTGCTGTACCCGCCGAGCTTGGCAGTGGTCCCACGGCTCACCAGGTCTGGCGGGCGCTGCCGCTTGAGGGTCGTGCCAACATCTGGGGCGACGAGATCTATTTCGAGATTCCGCTGGTTGCAGAACAGGAGGGAGACGCCCGCGCCGAAGTCTCTGTGGGAGAACTGGGTTACTGGCCGGTGGGGCGGGCATTCTGCATCTTTTTCGGTCCTACGCCTGTCAGTGTCGATGAAAAACCGCGTGCCTACAGCCCGGTGAACATCCTTGGGCGGGTCATCGGCGACGCCACCCTGTTTCGCATCGTTCGAAATGGCGAGTTGGTACGGATTGAGAAAGGCGCGCCTGTTGGCGAACCATGAACTCACGGGAACGAGTACAGCTGGCATTGAGCGGCGGGGTTCCCGATCGATCACCCTTTGCCATGGGCTTTTTTCGGCAATCTTTGCCGGGCATCGGGGATCTCGATGAGGTTTTCGGCAGCGATGTGCGCTTCGCAGAGTTCAAAGCGCCCACGGGACAGGGTGGGTTCCTGAGATATCTGCAGGGCTTGCCGGAGGATGTGCACGTCGGCAACATGGCGCAGTTGCGCACCTATCACGAGTGGGCCTATCATCCGGAGCGGGGTACCAGCAGGCCCTTGAGCGAGATTCAAACGGTCGAGGAACTGGGCCGCTTCAACTTTCCCGATTTGAACGATCCTGGCCGCTACGCCGGGCTGGCAGAACAGGTTCAGGCCTGGCACGATCGGGGCCTGGCAGTGGCGGGATCGCCGCCCCACCTGGGAGGTGAGCTTTTCGAGACCGCCTGGCGGCTGCGTGGCTTTGAAAACTTCCTGCTGGACCTGCTGGAGCGGCAAGAGCTGGCCCACTATCTGCTGGACCAATTGACGGCCATGTTGATTCACAGTGTTGTCATTCTTGCCCAGGCGGGCATCGATATATTGCTGCTGGACGACGATGTGGCCATGCCTACCGGCCTGATGATCGCCCCCGATCTATGGCGCACGTTTTTTAAACACCGCTTGGCTCGCACGATCGAGTTAGCCCGGCAGGCCTCCCCGGATCTGTTGATCTTCTATCACAGCGATGGCGATTATTCGATGTTGATTGCTGATCTGATCCAGATTGGTGTGGACGTGATCAATCCGGTTCAGCCCGACTGCATGGATGCGCTCGCAATTCGGGAGGCCTTCGGCCAGGAGGTGGCACTCTGGGGCACCGTCGGAAGCGCCTGGCTCTGGGACCGGGGCACGCCTGAGCAGATCAGGGCCGATGTTCAGTATCGCATCGAAACCCTGGGGCAAACACGACTACTTGTGTCGCCTGCCTACGATATCGACTTCGCGCCGCGGGAGAACATCGAGGCCTTCGTGGCGGCCGTGCGCGAGGGGCGGTGACGCGGGGACGCGGGGACGCCGCCAGCAGGCGTACCGTGAGGTAGGGACGCGGGGACGCGGAGAGGGGGGGACACGGAGAGGGGGCGACGCGGGGACGCTCCGACATTCTGACATTCTGACATCCCGACATTCTGACATCCCGACACTCCGACACAGGGAGAGGGTCGCCAGGAATTTGCACTCTGGCGACTCTGTGGTAGTATTTGCTACGACTTGCTTGCTTTCACCTCATCGAAGATGACATAACATGGCCAAGAACGGAAAAACCCCCTCCTTGCCGAAAATGCGGGCAGTTGATGCCAGCCCCTTCACTCAGAATGGTGAGCCCGCACTGCTTCTCAGAGATCCCTTGCAACTCAGCGGAAACTATATGGTCTTGCCCAGGGAATTGGGTCCGGCCCTGATGCTGCTGGACGGTACCATGGAAATGGACGCCATCAGGGCGGCCCTGCTGGTGCGTTACGGCATGCCCGTTTCGGCCGATCTGTTGGAGCATCTCATTACCCTGCTTGACGAGAACTTCATGCTGGAGAACCGGCGCTCCGATGCAGCGCATCTTCGCTCTCGCGAGATCTATCGGCGGGCTCCCTTCCGGACTCCGGCCCTGGCAGATCAGTCCTATCCGGCCGATCCGACCCGGCTGAAGACTCTTTTCGACGGCTATCTGGCACAAACCAATGGCAAGTTGCCCACGCCGACAACCGGCAAGGGTGTCATTAGTCCCCATATCGACTATCCCCGAGGGGGCCCAGTTTATGCAGCGGTATGGAAGCATGCTGCTGAGATGGCGAATGCAGCTGATTTGATAGTCCTGTTAGGGACCGATCACTACAGCATCGACGACCGGATTACCCTGACCCGTCAACACTATTCGACACCGTTCGGTGTATTGCCGACCCATCAGGGGATCGTCGATTCTCTGGCTGAAGCCATTGGACCGGAGCAGGCTTTCGCCGGCGAGTTGCGCAATCTGGGCGAACATTCGTTGGAGTTGGTCGCAACCTGGTTGCACCACATGCGCGGAGGTCGGCCTGTCGAGATGGTGCCGATTCTGACCGGCTCCTTTGTGGATATGATCGTGGGGAAAAAGAACCCAGCCCATGATCCCACTTTGAACCGATTCCTGCGCACGCTGCGGAAGGAAATTGCCGGCCGGAATGTACTGGTGGTGGCATCAGGCGATCTCTCCCATGTGGGTCCCGCTTTCGGCGGCATGCCGCTGGACGCCTCAGGAAAAGCGGGCATCAAGGGGGCCGACGACGAGTTGATCGGTAAACTCGTCGAGGGGAACGCCGATGGTTTCTACAGCGCTATCCGACGTATTCAGGACCGCAACAATGTCTGCGGTGTCGCGCCCTTCTACCTGATGCTGAGGCTTCTTGGGGAAAGCGAGGGCATTTTGACCTCCTACGATCAGTGCCCGGCCGATGAGCACGACACCTCGCTTGTTTCAGTTTGCGGCATGATCTTGAGCTGACGGTCTTCGGGAGTAGCACTGTTGCCGGAGACGCGTGGGGGATATAAATCGCAGAATATGCTTACCAGATCAATCAAACAATCAGAGATTCCTGTCGTTGCCGATATCCAGGCCCGCGCCTTTCGGAGCGACGCGGCACGGTATCGGGAGGTCTACCGCAGCGGGGGACGGGTTGGCTGGAGAAATCTGCGGCTCTTGGAAAGTGATGCAGGCGAAGCGGTGGCGGTATCGAAAGTCTTTCACCGGAATATGAGCCTCAACGGCGGTGTGTTGCCTGCCGGCCTCATCGGAAGTGTTGCAGTAGCGCCAGAGCATCGGCGACGGGGTCATGCGGGGCGGATGATGGATTCGCTGCTGTCGGAGTTCTACGATCTGGGCACGCCGATCTCTCTGCTTTTCCCATTTTCGGCCACATGGTACCGAAACCGGGGCTACGGCATGGCAAACTTCAACCGCTACATCGAGATTCCACCCCGCCTGATTCCCGACTATCCGGAACGTTTGCTCGTGCGCCGCGCAAGGCCGGGAGACCGCTCCAATATGCGTATTCTCTATGAAAACTCCCTTGGCGATCCCCGCAACAACGGCTGGTTATCGCGGGGCGACTGGGAGTGGGAAAACCGGCTCTGGTCCAAAGAGGACTACGAGATAGTTGTGTATGAAGGCAACGCCGGGGTAGAGGGCTACCTGGTTTACTGGCTGGTCTGGAATGACGACATGAGCCAGGCCAAGGTGATCGAATGGGTATGGCAGAACGACGAGGCCTGGCGGGGGTTGGCAGGATTTCTCTCGGCACTGGGGGACCAGTTCCGGACTGTGGCAATGAACGCGGCTGCCCATGAACCCCTGCTGACGGCGCTTTCTCCCCCCTACGACCCGAGCACCGGTACAGTGGAGTTTGTCTTCTTTCCCAATTCCCGGGTGATCAGCGGCTTTATGCTCCGCGTTGTGCATATAAAAAACGCCCTGCGGCAACGATCCTTTCCCCCCGATGTGACTGCCCACTTCCACCTTTCGATCGAGGACGCTCAACTGCCGGGAAACACCCGGCCACTGTGTGTTCACATCGCCGACGGCAGTGCCGGCGTACAGGAACTGGACGGTTCCCCGCCCGCCGAAGAGAGGCAGTTAATGGTGGAAACCGACATTGCCACGTTCAGCGAACTCTACACCGGTCTGGTGAGCGCTGAGCAGGCAAGAACGGTGGGCCGACTCCTTGCGACCGACGATGTTTGCAATAAACTTACGTCGTCTTTCCGGACAGCCCCACTGAACATGTGGCCCACCGATTGGTTTTGAGCGGCGGTCGGTATTCGGTAAACGGTATTCGGTAATCCGATGGGATTCGACACGGTTCTGGATCGGGTTACCGATTACTGGTCACGGATGACCTGAAGCGGTGGCCGGTAAACGGTAAACGGTAATCGGTAATCGGTATTCGGTAATCCGATGGGATTCGACGCGGTTCCGGATCGGGTTACCGATTACTGGTCACGGATGACCTGAAGCGGTGGCCGGTAAACGGTAATCGGTAATCGGTATTCGGTAATCCGATGGGATTCGACGCGGTTCCGGATCGGGTTACCGATTACTGGTCACGGATGACCTGAAGCGGTAATCGGTATTCGGTAATCCGATGGGATTCGACACGGTTCTGGATCGGATTACGGATTACCGGTCACGGGTTACCCTTCCGGTGTTCGGTAAACGGTATTCGGTAATCCGATGGGATTCGACACGGTTCCGGATCGGATTACGGATTACCGGTCACGGGTTACCCTTCCGGTGTTCGGTAATCCGATGGGATTCGACACGGTTCTGGATCGGATTACGGATTACCGGTCACGGGTTACCCTTCCGGTGTTCGGTAATCCGATGGGATTCGACACGGTTC of Chloroflexota bacterium contains these proteins:
- a CDS encoding helix-turn-helix domain-containing protein, producing the protein MDFLTSSTYQTSPQQLADFLAAGSGPTIALLPKSTNARKMAEILVAMANSSGGMLVLGVTPSGRLVGLDSPPVSQEKAMEAILMADPPLVLPVPEVVQLDGVALLVVHVPPGLSHVYNLKGRYLTREGKANRQLTTTELRGLLQNRGNVSFESLPVREATLEDLNESQAGRYLERLAGLTASSMSDALLSRGCLRRTDEGTLVPTYAGILLFGRNPQQYLPSAEIIAVRYAGTSMGDEFVREDIKGTLPEQIRRAEAFIGTNIRKGMRISGFTREELPEYPVSVAREAVVNAVAHRNYGLRGDGIRLLMFGDRLEVYSPGRLAGHVTLANLVEERFSRNEVIVQVLSDLGFIERLGYGIDRMIAAMREAHLPAPRFEETVAGFRVTLLGQGDDLVSSEPDSQRWGNELLNPRQEQALAYLSKNGRITNRDYQQLCPDVSPETIRRDLADLVERGVLLKIGEKRATYYILR
- a CDS encoding Gfo/Idh/MocA family oxidoreductase, producing MKTTIIGCGGMARHHLRNILEYFPGTRIPVVCEPSAREYLATIQLFEDAGRDVPVNEPDLDRLLAQYGDDLHAAFIVTPHALHHDQARASLEAGLDVLLEKPMVMTAAEAESLIATRDRMGKQMVVAFQGSLSPQIRRASEMLRAGELGEILTISGVIWQNWGQLAANTWRQEPKLSGGGFMFDSGAHLLNTVADLAGEDFVEVAAWLDNRGRQVDVLGVVMGRLQSGALVSLNACGDTVPSCASDIRVQCTEGMLRTGAWGRFLEAFFDGEEEWQPVDVPESFGVWEQFLAVREGKIENPSPPEVGLRMARLWDAIRASAAQDGKLVRVQ
- a CDS encoding cyclophilin-like fold protein gives rise to the protein MNAITIRCGGLAVPAELGSGPTAHQVWRALPLEGRANIWGDEIYFEIPLVAEQEGDARAEVSVGELGYWPVGRAFCIFFGPTPVSVDEKPRAYSPVNILGRVIGDATLFRIVRNGELVRIEKGAPVGEP
- a CDS encoding uroporphyrinogen decarboxylase family protein; protein product: MNSRERVQLALSGGVPDRSPFAMGFFRQSLPGIGDLDEVFGSDVRFAEFKAPTGQGGFLRYLQGLPEDVHVGNMAQLRTYHEWAYHPERGTSRPLSEIQTVEELGRFNFPDLNDPGRYAGLAEQVQAWHDRGLAVAGSPPHLGGELFETAWRLRGFENFLLDLLERQELAHYLLDQLTAMLIHSVVILAQAGIDILLLDDDVAMPTGLMIAPDLWRTFFKHRLARTIELARQASPDLLIFYHSDGDYSMLIADLIQIGVDVINPVQPDCMDALAIREAFGQEVALWGTVGSAWLWDRGTPEQIRADVQYRIETLGQTRLLVSPAYDIDFAPRENIEAFVAAVREGR
- the amrB gene encoding AmmeMemoRadiSam system protein B — translated: MAKNGKTPSLPKMRAVDASPFTQNGEPALLLRDPLQLSGNYMVLPRELGPALMLLDGTMEMDAIRAALLVRYGMPVSADLLEHLITLLDENFMLENRRSDAAHLRSREIYRRAPFRTPALADQSYPADPTRLKTLFDGYLAQTNGKLPTPTTGKGVISPHIDYPRGGPVYAAVWKHAAEMANAADLIVLLGTDHYSIDDRITLTRQHYSTPFGVLPTHQGIVDSLAEAIGPEQAFAGELRNLGEHSLELVATWLHHMRGGRPVEMVPILTGSFVDMIVGKKNPAHDPTLNRFLRTLRKEIAGRNVLVVASGDLSHVGPAFGGMPLDASGKAGIKGADDELIGKLVEGNADGFYSAIRRIQDRNNVCGVAPFYLMLRLLGESEGILTSYDQCPADEHDTSLVSVCGMILS
- a CDS encoding GNAT family N-acetyltransferase, translating into MLTRSIKQSEIPVVADIQARAFRSDAARYREVYRSGGRVGWRNLRLLESDAGEAVAVSKVFHRNMSLNGGVLPAGLIGSVAVAPEHRRRGHAGRMMDSLLSEFYDLGTPISLLFPFSATWYRNRGYGMANFNRYIEIPPRLIPDYPERLLVRRARPGDRSNMRILYENSLGDPRNNGWLSRGDWEWENRLWSKEDYEIVVYEGNAGVEGYLVYWLVWNDDMSQAKVIEWVWQNDEAWRGLAGFLSALGDQFRTVAMNAAAHEPLLTALSPPYDPSTGTVEFVFFPNSRVISGFMLRVVHIKNALRQRSFPPDVTAHFHLSIEDAQLPGNTRPLCVHIADGSAGVQELDGSPPAEERQLMVETDIATFSELYTGLVSAEQARTVGRLLATDDVCNKLTSSFRTAPLNMWPTDWF